One Bacillus amyloliquefaciens DSM 7 = ATCC 23350 DNA window includes the following coding sequences:
- the floA gene encoding flotillin-like protein FloA (flotillin-like protein involved in membrane lipid rafts) → MELSSLAILALVAAAIIVLAIFFTFVPVMLWISALAAGVRISIFTLVGMRLRRVIPSRVVNPLIKAHKAGLAATTNQLESHYLAGGNVDRVVNALIAAQRANIELSFERCAAIDLAGRDVLEAVQMSVNPKVIETPFIAGVAMDGIEVKAKARITVRANIDRLVGGAGEETVVARVGEGIVSTIGSSNNHKKVLENPDMISQTVLGKGLDSGTAFEILSIDIADVDIGKNIGAILQTDQAEADKNIAQAKAEERRAMAVAQEQEMRARVEEMRAKVVEAEAEVPLAMAEALREGNIGVMDYMNIKNIDADTDMRDSIGKLTNDQQDEDQQ, encoded by the coding sequence ATGGAACTGTCAAGTTTGGCGATTTTAGCATTAGTTGCAGCTGCCATTATTGTGTTAGCCATATTCTTCACCTTTGTACCGGTGATGCTATGGATTTCGGCGCTTGCAGCAGGAGTCAGAATCAGTATTTTCACTTTGGTCGGGATGAGGCTGCGCCGCGTTATACCAAGCCGCGTTGTCAATCCGTTAATCAAAGCGCATAAAGCAGGCCTAGCCGCTACAACAAATCAGCTCGAAAGCCACTATCTGGCCGGAGGTAATGTCGACAGGGTGGTTAATGCCCTGATTGCGGCACAGCGCGCCAATATTGAGCTGTCATTCGAGCGATGCGCAGCCATTGACCTGGCCGGGCGCGACGTATTGGAAGCCGTACAGATGAGCGTAAATCCGAAGGTTATTGAAACACCGTTTATCGCGGGTGTCGCCATGGACGGAATTGAAGTAAAAGCAAAAGCCAGAATCACGGTAAGAGCCAATATCGACCGTCTTGTCGGGGGAGCGGGAGAAGAGACGGTTGTCGCCCGTGTCGGAGAAGGGATTGTCTCGACAATCGGTTCCTCGAATAATCATAAAAAAGTGCTTGAAAACCCTGATATGATTTCACAGACCGTCCTTGGCAAAGGGCTGGATTCAGGCACTGCATTTGAAATTCTCTCGATTGACATCGCCGACGTTGATATCGGTAAAAACATCGGAGCGATTCTTCAGACAGATCAGGCAGAAGCAGACAAAAACATTGCGCAGGCCAAAGCGGAAGAGCGCCGCGCCATGGCCGTCGCCCAAGAGCAGGAAATGCGCGCACGCGTAGAAGAAATGCGTGCGAAAGTCGTGGAAGCCGAAGCGGAAGTTCCGCTTGCGATGGCTGAAGCATTGCGTGAAGGCAACATCGGTGTCATGGATTATATGAACATAAAAAATATCGACGCTGACACGGACATGAGGGATTCTATCGGCAAGCTGACGAATGACCAGCAAGATGAAGACCAACAATAA
- a CDS encoding NfeD family protein — MFRKKTGIAVALFGLFVLSLLGVQLNAKADHPSVYVIPVEKNVEQGLASFLSRSFKDAKESGASHIILDINTPGGAVQSALDIADIIGGSDVPVTAYVNKRALSAGAYIALQADEIYMAPGGKMGAAAIIDGKGNAADKKAQSLWHAEMEDAAAKNNRNPKYALAMADPAINAKEAGAPKGKLLTLTAEKAKEVGYSEGTVSNLDALYTKLGFDKSDVHHAKEGFVGKLSRWLTNPFVVPVLLTLALLGLTIELFSPGLGIPGAVGLTALLLFFAGHIAAGFAGYDSIFLFCAGLVFILLEIFLPGGIIGLIGIAGVIASLFLAAGSFTVMAVSLLIAFAVSITAFIILTRVLGKRMKFFKKLILTDSTSTESGYVSNQNRTELLGKVGVTATALRPSGTVIIDDERLDVVSEGSFTEKDRQVKVVKVEGSRIVVREI, encoded by the coding sequence TTGTTCCGAAAAAAAACCGGAATTGCTGTTGCTCTATTTGGCTTATTTGTATTATCTTTATTAGGGGTTCAGTTGAACGCAAAAGCTGATCATCCATCGGTGTATGTCATCCCGGTTGAGAAAAATGTCGAACAGGGGCTCGCCTCGTTTTTATCGCGTTCTTTCAAAGATGCGAAGGAATCCGGTGCGTCACACATTATCCTTGACATCAATACACCGGGAGGAGCCGTTCAATCAGCCTTGGATATTGCAGATATCATCGGCGGTTCGGATGTGCCTGTTACCGCTTACGTGAATAAACGGGCGCTTTCTGCCGGAGCTTATATAGCGCTTCAGGCAGATGAAATCTATATGGCGCCGGGCGGAAAAATGGGTGCCGCAGCCATCATCGACGGAAAAGGAAACGCGGCAGACAAAAAGGCCCAATCGCTGTGGCATGCAGAAATGGAGGACGCAGCGGCTAAAAACAACCGAAATCCGAAATACGCCCTGGCCATGGCAGACCCCGCCATCAATGCAAAAGAAGCGGGGGCTCCTAAGGGAAAGCTGCTGACACTGACAGCTGAAAAAGCCAAGGAAGTCGGATATTCGGAGGGTACGGTTTCAAACCTTGATGCTTTATATACAAAGCTCGGTTTTGATAAATCGGATGTTCATCATGCAAAAGAGGGTTTTGTCGGCAAATTAAGCAGATGGCTGACGAATCCGTTTGTTGTCCCCGTCTTATTAACGCTTGCTTTGCTTGGTTTGACCATTGAATTGTTTTCGCCGGGCCTCGGAATACCGGGTGCCGTCGGACTGACAGCCTTGCTGCTGTTTTTCGCCGGCCATATCGCAGCCGGATTTGCCGGCTATGACAGTATATTCTTATTTTGCGCGGGCTTGGTGTTTATCCTTTTAGAGATTTTTCTGCCCGGGGGTATAATCGGCCTTATCGGGATTGCGGGCGTCATCGCAAGTCTCTTTCTCGCTGCGGGCAGCTTTACTGTAATGGCGGTTTCTCTCTTGATCGCCTTTGCTGTGTCTATTACAGCCTTTATCATATTAACAAGGGTGTTGGGGAAACGGATGAAATTCTTTAAGAAATTGATATTAACTGATTCAACAAGCACGGAGAGCGGTTATGTCTCAAATCAGAACCGGACGGAGCTATTGGGGAAAGTCGGCGTTACCGCTACAGCCCTCAGACCGTCAGGCACCGTCATTATTGATGATGAACGTCTGGATGTTGTTTCGGAAGGGTCATTCACTGAAAAAGACAGACAGGTGAAAGTAGTGAAAGTGGAAGGCTCACGCATTGTCGTGAGAGAAATATAG
- a CDS encoding GatB/YqeY domain-containing protein — MSLLERLNQDMKLYMKSREKDKLTVVRMVKASLQNEAIKLKKDSLTEDEELTVLSRELKQRKDSLHEFSNANRLDLVDKVQKELDILEVYLPKQLSEEELQTIVNETIAEVGASSKADMGKVMSAIMPKVKGKADGSVINRLVSSQLS, encoded by the coding sequence ATGAGTCTTCTTGAGCGACTTAACCAAGATATGAAGCTGTATATGAAAAGCCGTGAGAAAGACAAACTGACTGTCGTTCGAATGGTGAAAGCTTCACTTCAAAACGAAGCAATTAAGCTTAAGAAAGACAGTTTGACCGAGGATGAGGAACTTACTGTCCTATCTCGTGAACTTAAGCAACGTAAAGACTCCCTCCATGAATTTTCAAACGCTAATCGTTTAGATTTAGTAGATAAAGTTCAAAAAGAGCTGGACATTTTAGAAGTTTATTTACCGAAGCAGCTTTCTGAAGAAGAGCTGCAGACAATCGTAAATGAAACCATCGCTGAAGTCGGTGCGAGCTCTAAAGCGGACATGGGCAAAGTGATGAGTGCTATTATGCCTAAAGTAAAAGGTAAAGCTGACGGCAGTGTGATTAACAGACTTGTCAGCAGTCAATTATCCTAA
- the rpsU gene encoding 30S ribosomal protein S21, with product MSKTVVRKNESLEDALRRFKRSVSKTGTLQEARKREFYEKPSVKRKKKSEAARKRKF from the coding sequence ATGTCAAAAACGGTCGTTAGAAAAAACGAATCGCTTGAAGATGCTCTTCGTCGCTTCAAACGCAGTGTATCAAAGACAGGTACTTTGCAAGAAGCAAGAAAGCGCGAATTTTATGAAAAACCTAGCGTAAAGCGCAAGAAAAAGTCAGAAGCTGCTAGAAAACGCAAATTCTAA
- a CDS encoding Na/Pi symporter: MLILILFTALILIFLLGMSLLRQGLIALTYSKIEKSLLLFTDHPLKAFLISIVFTGFLQSSSAFMVIVIGFVSAGALPFKRTIPMILGTNVGSTFTTEFLAIKMDVLIWVLFIGGLVLILIRKYPFRQIGISFLGLGIIFFCITCFSRLAVPLTEMKAGAEVLRHVNDSSWSALFIGMILTAIIHSSSVCIGILMSFMNEGMIGIDQAVSVVLGSNIGTCVTAVMAAVSGGYAARQTAGAHVVFNILGVLLVFPFLSATADFTERLSDDPAQKIAHFSLLFNVVTALLFLPFTHLFYRLIDRLIPAKP, translated from the coding sequence TTGCTGATACTGATTCTTTTCACTGCACTTATCCTGATTTTTTTACTCGGAATGAGCCTGCTCAGACAGGGACTGATCGCATTAACGTATTCAAAAATTGAGAAGAGCCTGCTCTTGTTTACCGACCACCCGTTGAAAGCTTTTCTCATTAGCATCGTATTCACGGGTTTTCTTCAGAGCAGCTCAGCCTTTATGGTCATTGTTATCGGCTTTGTCAGTGCAGGCGCTTTACCTTTTAAACGGACGATTCCGATGATTCTCGGCACGAATGTCGGCTCCACATTTACGACGGAATTTTTGGCCATAAAAATGGATGTGCTCATTTGGGTTCTTTTTATCGGCGGCCTTGTGCTGATTCTCATCCGTAAATACCCGTTCAGGCAGATCGGCATAAGCTTCCTCGGTCTCGGCATCATCTTTTTTTGCATCACATGCTTCAGCCGTCTTGCCGTTCCGCTGACAGAAATGAAGGCGGGAGCGGAGGTATTGCGCCATGTAAATGATTCAAGCTGGTCCGCTCTTTTTATCGGCATGATATTGACTGCAATCATTCATTCAAGCTCCGTCTGCATCGGCATTTTAATGAGCTTTATGAACGAAGGGATGATCGGCATTGATCAGGCGGTCAGCGTCGTTTTGGGATCTAATATCGGGACATGCGTCACGGCCGTCATGGCTGCTGTTTCAGGCGGCTATGCCGCCAGACAGACCGCCGGCGCTCACGTTGTCTTTAATATTCTCGGCGTACTCCTCGTGTTTCCCTTCCTGTCCGCAACAGCGGATTTTACGGAGCGGCTGTCTGACGATCCCGCGCAAAAGATCGCGCATTTCAGCCTTTTGTTTAATGTTGTCACCGCCTTATTGTTTCTCCCGTTCACTCATTTGTTTTACCGGCTGATTGACAGGCTGATCCCTGCGAAACCGTAA